In one window of Hyla sarda isolate aHylSar1 chromosome 1, aHylSar1.hap1, whole genome shotgun sequence DNA:
- the MAD2L1 gene encoding mitotic spindle assembly checkpoint protein MAD2A has protein sequence MAAQLTREGITLKGSAEIVSEFFYFGINSILYQRGIYPSETFTRAQKYGLTLLVSTDPDLKNYLDTVVEQLKDWLYKCQVQKLVVVISSIDNSEILERWQFDIECDKTVKDDSIVREKSPKVIQEEIRSVIRQITATVTFLPLLETACAFDLLIYTDKDSQVPEKWEESGPQFVSNSEEVRLRSFTTTIHKVNSMVAYKKIDC, from the exons ATGGCGGCGCAGTTGACAAGAGAGGGGATTACGCTGAAGGGCAGCGCCGAGATCGTGTCCGAATTCTTCT ATTTTGGCATCAATAGTATTTTATATCAGCGTGGGATTTATCCATCAGAGACTTTTACTCGTGCACAGAAGTATGGCCTTACCCTGCTAGTCTCTACAGACCCAGATCTTAAGAACTACTTGGATACAGTGGTGGAGCAGCTGAAAG ATTGGCTGTACAAATGCCAGGTCCAGAAACTAGTGGTGGTGATTTCAAGCATCGACAACAGTGAAATTCTTGAGCGTTGGCAGTTTGATATAGAATGTGATAAAACTGTGAAGGATGACAG TATTGTCAGAGAAAAGTCTCCAAAAGTTATTCAGGAAGAAATCCGATCAGTCATCCGACAAATTACAGCCACGGTTACTTTTCTGCCACTGCTGGAGACTGCAT GTGCCTTTGATTTACTAATCTACACAGATAAAGATTCTCAAGTGCCAGAGAAATGGGAAGAGTCTGGTCCTCAGTTTGTTTCCAACTCTGAAGAAGTCCGGCTCCGCTCCTTCACTACTACAATCCATAAAGTCAACAGCATGGTGGCATATAAAAAAATAGACTGTTAA